The DNA window AAAACAAGTTGtctgtttaaagtttaaaaaaacaagaacaacaacaactatatatatatacagctaAGTAAATACAGCTAAATATTTCGCTACGTCAAATATACAAGGCTAACTAGCGTTTTCTACCGTGGCACTGTCCTCTGACTGTTTGTGAGCAGCTGCAGGCTTCATTAGTTAACCACCCCACTATGTAAAGATCTGAGCAATAATGTCTTATTATTGACAAAAGTGGGCCAAGAAGCTATTTATTCATCTGACTGTGGTTTCTTCATGAACAGGAGAGGACAGGGAATTATTCCTGGACCGGTAAGGACTCTACATAACTCTCTCTCCCgttctctttgtgtttaaatgaaCATGAATAACTGTTAATAACAtggagttttgttttgcattttgcaggTCTGTATTTAATTTAGTGTACACTCATCGGTGCCTTGCCCTAACTGACCCCAAGCTGCTGGGTTGGTATCTCAGTTTGAGTCCAGAGGACAGAAAGATCATACAAGGTACACTGACACTGGCtctcttactgtgtgtgtgtgtgtgtgtgtgtgtgtgtgtgtgtgagctgatgaCAGTAGCAGcagtgttcacagtctgacCGCCTGTGACATATTAGAGCTGACTTCATAATTTGTATTATATATGTCAGGCCAACATTGTGtttccagctcctccagtgAGAGGATTTTGGTCAGATAATTGTACATTGCTTTCGAAGTTCTGAGGAgaattttttcattattatctgATGTTGATTAGACCTATAAGACCACTTACAATGTTGCCATGGAAATGCTGGAGTATTATTTTTAGTGATGAGCGTTgtgtgctgtcatgctgatttgagcCCCTTCTCGATGTCTAGGTGACCAGTCAGATTGCTTAGTGTGGCGTACAACTACTTGCCGTGCAATGAAGTAATTCTTCTTGATTGAACATAGAATATGTATTAGATTTATACAATAAAAACTGTTTCAAGAAAACTGCTCTATTAACGGACAAGTGCATTTATTGTTACAGCATCTATAATCAAGAGACCTTAATTTTCTAAAAGGAAACTGTAAATTTttggtgaaatgaaaatgaaatcacacaACATTTTACACCTGTAGTCCTTattttcatcaaatcaaaactTAATCCATGTGTATTGTCTGTGTTCACCATTATGTTATTTAGGAGATGGAAATTTTGGGTAAAGATGGcagtcaaacatgttttaatattgGGAAAATATGAGTCATtgattcattttcctttttcctaGACAAAGGGGGGTTTCACCACTTCCTGCAAGGACACCCAGGCCTAAAACTGTCAAGGCGTCATGTTTATGTGAAGAGTAAGTCTGGTAAACCTGCTGTAACCTTCTAATAGCTGTGTACAGATGAAACAGTGACAGTTTCTCTTTACAAACAATTCAGATTACAGTGGAAGAACCGGTTCTGCCCGGCCATTCTTGGAAATCAACAATCATACGTATGTCTGACACTGATTGCAGTGAACTGATAACAAACTGCATCAAATGAATCAAGGTTATATCATTATACAGTGGTTTGTTGTTGAAACTTTTGTTCTCAGATCAAAGATGTTAGGAGCGACGAGATGCAGATGTGGAATTATGCAAAACTGTTACACATCTCCAGGTGAAgctctttatttgtatttttttctggtgtgAATAATTTGGTTTTCAGTGTCACATAGAGCTCAGAAAGAAAACTGATTATGAGCATTATTAGTACCATTAGAAGGCAATTTGACAGCATTTTATGAATAATGACTGACTGCTAGAGAAAGGGCAAAAAGGAGATGATTTGTGGCCTTACCTGTTAATCAGAGAAAATACCTTTGCTGATGTGTATACTTGTTGACATGATGATGAGTGTTTTGAAAGATACCAGTGAGTCATCGGCCTGCCAAAAAGCCTCTAAATGAAAAACCTTGTAACTTACAACACATCAGACAGAGGCTTTGTTTGGAGAGCTGCTCCAGAGCTGCTCTCTGCTACATCTCCAGCCACTGTCCCTCAATTACCTGGTATCAATTTTACTACCACTGAGTAACTACTACCTTACATAAAAAAAGTGACTTGGGGCAAGTTTGCAACCTTAGTCCAGTTGTTAACTCAACTGTCTTGACACTGTACTACAAGCGTTCTTGTAGAAATCTACTCTTTGTCTGGGAAACTGCCCCATAATAACAATCAAAGATTTTCTGTTGGCAGCTTCAATAAAATCCAGTTTTCATACTAAAAGTAAAGCATTAActtaacagatttgttttttttctcctcttgcaAGAAGTGGCCCATTCACATCTAGACCTGGAGATGTGTCCCAATGATGTGAGGGGGACCCTGCTTGGCTATGGCAACAGCATGGGTGGATCACAAAGCCGTCCACATGAGGAGAGCAGTAGCAGCAAGGACCGAGCGGCCTGGGCGAGCTCTTTGTATGTGGACAGGGAGCtggaaagatggagacagggaGGAAAGCCTGAGCTCAGGAGCTGGTCTGCAGTGATGGAAAATCAGAGTGTTGATTTCATACATACTGAAGCCAATTCATTATGGTGAGTATGCATTTATAGGCAACATGATAtgtaatttgttcattttttgcaGATCAACCATGCCTGTACTGAACTCTCCATTATCTGTATTTAAGTCAGACTCtgcaatatattgatattatattgaatattgtcttagattttggatatcattataTTGTAATATGGCATGAGTGTTGTCTTTCCCTTGTGTAAAAGGCTGGATTACAGTCAGGTGATGAAACTTGCAGCACTTGCCaatagggctgggcgatataATGACTGTTTTAGAGGTGTTATTGACAACTCTTATTATCAATTATCACATGGAATTTCTTCCCCCTCCTACCACTCGGTTCACATGACAACACCGCCGTTGTTTGGAATCATCTGCCCCTCAAGTGGGGGCATGTTGGTTAACGTTGCCGATGTTAATTGGTGTAGTCCTGCTGGAGTCCTGCACTACTTCTTTTCCTGTAAGAcagtgaggaaataaaatgttcagtttgcatAATCTTGTTGAACTCCTATACATTTTGAGCACTTGACGATCCATCAACACTAAAGCATCTTGCATGGAAGAATTTTCAAAGATGTCATATTGATATTTTAAGCAGCAATAGGGTCAACAGGTGCATAGGAGAAGACTGAAGGCGGACAGAATCAGTGCAAAATGAATTCTTATTAAGAGCCACATTGTTTCATGATACAGGTCAGAGTGGCCACCAAGTGAGAAAAAGTCTCCTCCTGAGGATCATGATGAGGTTAGCTCAAGCCTTGAAGGTCAGAGTGACAACATCTGCGTCATCAAGGAGGATGATATGAGTGTACTTGCCTGTTTGCCTACTGAAGATGTGAAAGCGCATAACAGTGGGGTTCACTCAGGTCCAGTCACCAGTAGTAGTGAAGCACAGGCAGCCAGCAGTGACACTGTGGAGGCTGCCGTCAAGATGAACACTGTAGATAAGTACACCTCCCCAATACCCCGTGTTACTGTCTGTGATGTCATGGTTGGCACTGAGCCTGCACTGTGCATGGCAGCCTTCACTCAGACTGAGGATCCAGAAACATCTGACAAACATGTCATTACTGAAGTCCACATGGCAGATCTGGACTATCTTGCAGAGGTAAggtcagaaagagagagaaatgattaGAGTTGCCTCAAGAAAACCCTCTAAACctctttttaacatttcaggAGTTTATCAAACTCAGGATGGTTaaagaggagctgagagagcaaaaggagaaaatgaaaaggtaaTGTGTCAGATACAGTCTATTTTAAATGTGCCTCCAAGGAATTTCTGCCACAGTactaacatttttaattaataaatatttccaGCCTGAGTTGTAGACTGAAAAGAGAATGTGACTGTGTCCAGCGTGCTCAGCAGGCAGAGCTATGCCTCCTGGCCCTGCAGTACAGCATGTGCACACAGCACTGCTGGAGACTCTACTATACCTCTGCTGAGGGAGGCCAAGTCCCTCCACTGTAAGGACACATCAATACATACTAAGCAGTTTTTACTTGTATTACTGTAACCTTGGCTCATTGCCTGAGGCAGTTAATGGCTGAAATATATTTGTccagatggatttttttcaacattaatAAGCAGTTCTAAGGGAAGGCAGCTGCTTAGGCTGAATGCTATTTGCTTGTATCATTTCCCCTCTCTGTAGGCCAAAGAACCCTCCTGCAAACATTGGACATGTTGTGCAAAAACTGGAATCTGATTATAATCAGATGAGAGATAAGATCCTGGCAGGGGTTCCACTGAAGGAGCTCAAGCCTCTGTCTGTTGACTGTGAGAAGATAACCACAGGATCACGTTACATCCCTGCAGAGGTTAGACTCACTCTACTAAACCAAAAATCTCTAAATACTTGTTGATGGCTACACATACTGAATCCCAGTTCTTCATTGTTCCTGTTTAGATCATTGGTGATAAGCTGGGAAACGTTCCATCTTGGTATGttaacacatacatgcatgcatgtcTGATggaacaacatttaaaaagctttgCAGATTGGGAGTTGCCTCTATAGAGactgtaattttgttttgtctgatttcCAAGGTGCTCCCAGGAGCCACATAATCCATCAGGTGAAGAAAATGGACGTCCTGCTGATCAAATCAGAAATGGCTGCCAGGTACGCTTATAGACTCAGGTGTAAATAGAAGAGTGCTACTAAAATCAAATCCATGAGCATTCTggtgttgttctgttttctgctaATTGAATCCATTTAAACCCATTCCCTTCCAGCCCAGTCAGAGAAAGGAGCAGAGCAAGAAGAACTGCAAAAAGAAGACAGCTGTCACGATGGTGCCCCATGATAGAGATTCTGTCCATACTGCAAACAAGCAAGAAGGAAAGCAGATAAGTAAGCCAGAAAGCCTCCTCAGATTTTTAAGTAATTACCTGCAAAGTAGTTAAGAAGTGcctcttttttgtgtttacagaagCTGTATGCAAAGAGCTCAACACAATGGAGGCGTGGTACGATGCTGAAGAGGACCTGGAGCCTGCAGGATCTGCAGTAGCCGCTGAGAGGGGACAGGATCCAGCAGTGGTTAATAAAGATGTGACCAATCGTAAGTGGTCTCAGTCCACTACTCAAAGTATTTCTACTATCGATTGTTTATACTgtaatgcagtttttttcattACAAGTGATTATGTCAGCTTAACAGTTTTTGCGAAagttgaatctttgaaaaatgtctgtttccagtctttgtatTTGGTATGCCCCCCTTCAAGGACTGTCACCTGACCCCAGgcattctgtgacatcacaagaagcttTGTTTAATGTTGTCAGATCATGTTGGGATAACATGAGTCATCAGGCACAAATGTGTGGGTTTCATGACAGCTCGATTGCATACTGTCATTAAAGCTAAGGAACACAGagatattctgaaattcatGTACATATTCCACTTTTCACTCAAGATGTAAAGCTGATATtatcatttataataatatagATGGTATTACACTcaatacaaatgcaaaatagaagTATTTTAACTACCATACTGCAGCTAAAGCACTTCAAATGTGGACATGTTTAATTAATATTAGATCACATCTTTAGTGGTGAATTTGTTCTTACAGCAGAATCAGCCAGTGGTGAACCAAAGTGCTCAGTACTGTGTGTTTCCGACCTTCCCAGTAATGTGACAGAGGTGAGTTTGTACATCATTGCTGCTAACTGCTCAAAGATTACAGTGTTAAAGGTGTACTTGTGAACGTAAGTGTTAGTATAGTtgttaaatgtcacacaggATTGATAGAtaatggggaaaaaagacaTCTCAGattttgtaatattattttaccttttattatttaatgtgttgTATGGCACCATTATAGCCAGCAGATGGCAGTACAGGCTCTAATAAAAGCTTTTGCCTTGTCAGAGTGATGTGATGCTGTGGTTTGAGAAATATCATGCCTCTGAAGTCAGCATCACTGCTTTAAAGAATGATTTGAGGTGAGCTACTGCTCTGCTTTCTGACTGTAACACATTACTGTCCCTCTAAAGCCATGTGTTGTTCCATCTTGCAGTCACAAATGTCTGTCAGCGCTGCCGTGCTGTAGATGGAAGACTTTGTTACCTGTTTCGTCTAAAGTCCTTATTCATGTGCAACACTCAGCAACGTCAAACACTTCATGCAgctgttaaagcaaaaaatTCAAAcgtcaaaacatttatttgcttCCCAAATGGAAACATGTCAGTGTAACAACTATCTGTCTCGCTGGCTATGTTCTCTAGAGTTGCCATAGTGACGATCGGTGAACCCCAATCTGCCGAGGCTGCAGTGAGAGAGCTGAATGGCTGTACCATGCAAGGCTATACTTTGCATGTGGAGCACATCATCAGTGCAAATGGTGGGAGCCACAGTCAGGCCTCGGCCCCCATCGGTGAGCTTAAGTGTTCACAGGACGACAAACCACAAACCTCCAAGACTGAATCCAGCAGcgctgacagacaggtgagtatatgaggagaaaaagaaatgttattaaTGAAATCTGTCAAGAGAAAGCAGGACAGATTTTGTAAAAAGGGTTACTGACACTGTATTTTGTAAAGCTAAGGCCCCTAACAGTTCCTTCTGTGTggcaaaccaaaaaaaaagctgtaccAGTGCATGCAAAGTTATTCTGCAATCATAACAACAGtagatttattgatttatttattcaagcaAAAAAGGCCAAacattctctgatttcagctcaTCTAATGGGAgactttgctgcttttctttgttatatatgaaaatgaactgattattttaaagttttggactgttggtcagataaaacaaagaagTTATGTTTGTTGTATCTTGGACTCTTGAAAAATGATGCCAGAGAATGTTCACTCTTTTCTAACATATTATAGACAAAATGATTAGATGATTTGTTAAGGTTGTTGATTAAAAAGATAATCAGTAGTTGCAGCCCCTCAAAAATTACAGTGGGTCTGTAGAAATCAACCCCAATCCCAAAACAGTTGggacgctgtgtaaaacataaatacaatcAGAATACAATaatttgcaaacaaacaaagttttttatagaaaatggaaatggatCTGAGTAGCTGAGCAGAATCCAGGCTGCTACTAGCAAAACACTATGGtgacaacacagacaacaacaatcTGTGGAGccacactgaaacaaactctCTGCTCCATGACTTGATGACAGTGTGATTGTTTGCAGAGCGATATGTTTGATCATGCTTCGGTGCTAAAGCTGCATCAA is part of the Acanthopagrus latus isolate v.2019 chromosome 9, fAcaLat1.1, whole genome shotgun sequence genome and encodes:
- the rbm44 gene encoding RNA-binding protein 44 isoform X5, whose translation is MTQQTTWPAHPCSVPYDVTVASTSYGAGGYAGVVEPPQVIPHFYSTVAKRSRRRREDRELFLDRSVFNLVYTHRCLALTDPKLLGWYLSLSPEDRKIIQDKGGFHHFLQGHPGLKLSRRHVYVKNYSGRTGSARPFLEINNHTSKMLGATRCRCGIMQNCYTSPEVAHSHLDLEMCPNDVRGTLLGYGNSMGGSQSRPHEESSSSKDRAAWASSLYVDRELERWRQGGKPELRSWSAVMENQSVDFIHTEANSLWSEWPPSEKKSPPEDHDEVSSSLEGQSDNICVIKEDDMSVLACLPTEDVKAHNSGVHSGPVTSSSEAQAASSDTVEAAVKMNTVDKYTSPIPRVTVCDVMVGTEPALCMAAFTQTEDPETSDKHVITEVHMADLDYLAEEFIKLRMVKEELREQKEKMKSLSCRLKRECDCVQRAQQAELCLLALQYSMCTQHCWRLYYTSAEGGQVPPLPKNPPANIGHVVQKLESDYNQMRDKILAGVPLKELKPLSVDCEKITTGSRYIPAEIIGDKLGNVPSWCSQEPHNPSGEENGRPADQIRNGCQPSQRKEQSKKNCKKKTAVTMVPHDRDSVHTANKQEGKQIKAVCKELNTMEAWYDAEEDLEPAGSAVAAERGQDPAVVNKDVTNPESASGEPKCSVLCVSDLPSNVTESDVMLWFEKYHASEVSITALKNDLRVAIVTIGEPQSAEAAVRELNGCTMQGYTLHVEHIISANGGSHSQASAPIGELKCSQDDKPQTSKTESSSADRQLIGQTPPSSSIKIRKVVCISPTAKGTCVPQHYGTMGSFDTLMAELTQCHPDVGRQRIVDALVELRAKHQGILGSLPLRTIREMTSELLTRPASAAQL
- the rbm44 gene encoding RNA-binding protein 44 isoform X3; this encodes MELYYVVNPDHCSFPYWLTVPDTDASTVFKTTWPAHPCSVPYDVTVASTSYGAGGYAGVVEPPQVIPHFYSTVAKRSRRRREDRELFLDRSVFNLVYTHRCLALTDPKLLGWYLSLSPEDRKIIQDKGGFHHFLQGHPGLKLSRRHVYVKNYSGRTGSARPFLEINNHTSKMLGATRCRCGIMQNCYTSPEVAHSHLDLEMCPNDVRGTLLGYGNSMGGSQSRPHEESSSSKDRAAWASSLYVDRELERWRQGGKPELRSWSAVMENQSVDFIHTEANSLWSEWPPSEKKSPPEDHDEVSSSLEGQSDNICVIKEDDMSVLACLPTEDVKAHNSGVHSGPVTSSSEAQAASSDTVEAAVKMNTVDKYTSPIPRVTVCDVMVGTEPALCMAAFTQTEDPETSDKHVITEVHMADLDYLAEEFIKLRMVKEELREQKEKMKSLSCRLKRECDCVQRAQQAELCLLALQYSMCTQHCWRLYYTSAEGGQVPPLPKNPPANIGHVVQKLESDYNQMRDKILAGVPLKELKPLSVDCEKITTGSRYIPAEIIGDKLGNVPSWCSQEPHNPSGEENGRPADQIRNGCQPSQRKEQSKKNCKKKTAVTMVPHDRDSVHTANKQEGKQIKAVCKELNTMEAWYDAEEDLEPAGSAVAAERGQDPAVVNKDVTNQSASGEPKCSVLCVSDLPSNVTESDVMLWFEKYHASEVSITALKNDLRVAIVTIGEPQSAEAAVRELNGCTMQGYTLHVEHIISANGGSHSQASAPIGELKCSQDDKPQTSKTESSSADRQLIGQTPPSSSIKIRKVVCISPTAKGTCVPQHYGTMGSFDTLMAELTQCHPDVGRQRIVDALVELRAKHQGILGSLPLRTIREMTSELLTRPASAAQL
- the rbm44 gene encoding RNA-binding protein 44 isoform X8 — translated: MELYYVVNPDHCSFPYWLTVPDTDASTVFKTTWPAHPCSVPYDVTVASTSYGAGGYAGVVEPPQVIPHFYSTVAKRSRRRREDRELFLDRSVFNLVYTHRCLALTDPKLLGWYLSLSPEDRKIIQDKGGFHHFLQGHPGLKLSRRHVYVKNYSGRTGSARPFLEINNHTSKMLGATRCRCGIMQNCYTSPEVAHSHLDLEMCPNDVRGTLLGYGNSMGGSQSRPHEESSSSKDRAAWASSLYVDRELERWRQGGKPELRSWSAVMENQSVDFIHTEANSLWSEWPPSEKKSPPEDHDEVSSSLEGQSDNICVIKEDDMSVLACLPTEDVKAHNSGVHSGPVTSSSEAQAASSDTVEAAVKMNTVDKYTSPIPRVTVCDVMVGTEPALCMAAFTQTEDPETSDKHVITEVHMADLDYLAEEFIKLRMVKEELREQKEKMKSLSCRLKRECDCVQRAQQAELCLLALQYSMCTQHCWRLYYTSAEGGQVPPLPKNPPANIGHVVQKLESDYNQMRDKILAGVPLKELKPLSVDCEKITTGSRYIPAEIIGDKLGNVPSWCSQEPHNPSGEENGRPADQIRNGCQPSQRKEQSKKNCKKKTAVTMVPHDRDSVHTANKQEGKQIKAVCKELNTMEAWYDAEEDLEPAGSAVAAERGQDPAVVNKDVTNPESASGEPKCSVLCVSDLPSNVTESCHSDDR
- the rbm44 gene encoding RNA-binding protein 44 isoform X2, whose translation is MELYYVVNPDHCSFPYWLTVPDTDASTVFKTTWPAHPCSVPYDVTVASTSYGAGGYAGVVEPPQVIPHFYSTVAKRSRRRREDRELFLDRSVFNLVYTHRCLALTDPKLLGWYLSLSPEDRKIIQDKGGFHHFLQGHPGLKLSRRHVYVKNYSGRTGSARPFLEINNHTSKMLGATRCRCGIMQNCYTSPVAHSHLDLEMCPNDVRGTLLGYGNSMGGSQSRPHEESSSSKDRAAWASSLYVDRELERWRQGGKPELRSWSAVMENQSVDFIHTEANSLWSEWPPSEKKSPPEDHDEVSSSLEGQSDNICVIKEDDMSVLACLPTEDVKAHNSGVHSGPVTSSSEAQAASSDTVEAAVKMNTVDKYTSPIPRVTVCDVMVGTEPALCMAAFTQTEDPETSDKHVITEVHMADLDYLAEEFIKLRMVKEELREQKEKMKSLSCRLKRECDCVQRAQQAELCLLALQYSMCTQHCWRLYYTSAEGGQVPPLPKNPPANIGHVVQKLESDYNQMRDKILAGVPLKELKPLSVDCEKITTGSRYIPAEIIGDKLGNVPSWCSQEPHNPSGEENGRPADQIRNGCQPSQRKEQSKKNCKKKTAVTMVPHDRDSVHTANKQEGKQIKAVCKELNTMEAWYDAEEDLEPAGSAVAAERGQDPAVVNKDVTNPESASGEPKCSVLCVSDLPSNVTESDVMLWFEKYHASEVSITALKNDLRVAIVTIGEPQSAEAAVRELNGCTMQGYTLHVEHIISANGGSHSQASAPIGELKCSQDDKPQTSKTESSSADRQLIGQTPPSSSIKIRKVVCISPTAKGTCVPQHYGTMGSFDTLMAELTQCHPDVGRQRIVDALVELRAKHQGILGSLPLRTIREMTSELLTRPASAAQL
- the rbm44 gene encoding RNA-binding protein 44 isoform X1, with the translated sequence MELYYVVNPDHCSFPYWLTVPDTDASTVFKTTWPAHPCSVPYDVTVASTSYGAGGYAGVVEPPQVIPHFYSTVAKRSRRRREDRELFLDRSVFNLVYTHRCLALTDPKLLGWYLSLSPEDRKIIQDKGGFHHFLQGHPGLKLSRRHVYVKNYSGRTGSARPFLEINNHTSKMLGATRCRCGIMQNCYTSPEVAHSHLDLEMCPNDVRGTLLGYGNSMGGSQSRPHEESSSSKDRAAWASSLYVDRELERWRQGGKPELRSWSAVMENQSVDFIHTEANSLWSEWPPSEKKSPPEDHDEVSSSLEGQSDNICVIKEDDMSVLACLPTEDVKAHNSGVHSGPVTSSSEAQAASSDTVEAAVKMNTVDKYTSPIPRVTVCDVMVGTEPALCMAAFTQTEDPETSDKHVITEVHMADLDYLAEEFIKLRMVKEELREQKEKMKSLSCRLKRECDCVQRAQQAELCLLALQYSMCTQHCWRLYYTSAEGGQVPPLPKNPPANIGHVVQKLESDYNQMRDKILAGVPLKELKPLSVDCEKITTGSRYIPAEIIGDKLGNVPSWCSQEPHNPSGEENGRPADQIRNGCQPSQRKEQSKKNCKKKTAVTMVPHDRDSVHTANKQEGKQIKAVCKELNTMEAWYDAEEDLEPAGSAVAAERGQDPAVVNKDVTNPESASGEPKCSVLCVSDLPSNVTESDVMLWFEKYHASEVSITALKNDLRVAIVTIGEPQSAEAAVRELNGCTMQGYTLHVEHIISANGGSHSQASAPIGELKCSQDDKPQTSKTESSSADRQLIGQTPPSSSIKIRKVVCISPTAKGTCVPQHYGTMGSFDTLMAELTQCHPDVGRQRIVDALVELRAKHQGILGSLPLRTIREMTSELLTRPASAAQL
- the rbm44 gene encoding RNA-binding protein 44 isoform X4; amino-acid sequence: MELYYVVNPDHCSFPYWLTVPDTDASTVFKTTWPAHPCSVPYDVTVASTSYGAGGYAGVVEPPQVIPHFYSTVAKRSRRRREDRELFLDRSVFNLVYTHRCLALTDPKLLGWYLSLSPEDRKIIQDKGGFHHFLQGHPGLKLSRRHVYVKNYSGRTGSARPFLEINNHTSKMLGATRCRCGIMQNCYTSPEVAHSHLDLEMCPNDVRGTLLGYGNSMGGSQSRPHEESSSSKDRAAWASSLYVDRELERWRQGGKPELRSWSAVMENQSVDFIHTEANSLWSEWPPSEKKSPPEDHDEVSSSLEGQSDNICVIKEDDMSVLACLPTEDVKAHNSGVHSGPVTSSSEAQAASSDTVEAAVKMNTVDKYTSPIPRVTVCDVMVGTEPALCMAAFTQTEDPETSDKHVITEVHMADLDYLAEEFIKLRMVKEELREQKEKMKSLSCRLKRECDCVQRAQQAELCLLALQYSMCTQHCWRLYYTSAEGGQVPPLPKNPPANIGHVVQKLESDYNQMRDKILAGVPLKELKPLSVDCEKITTGSRYIPAEIIGDKLGNVPSWCSQEPHNPSGEENGRPADQIRNGCQPSQRKEQSKKNCKKKTAVTMVPHDRDSVHTANKQEEAVCKELNTMEAWYDAEEDLEPAGSAVAAERGQDPAVVNKDVTNPESASGEPKCSVLCVSDLPSNVTESDVMLWFEKYHASEVSITALKNDLRVAIVTIGEPQSAEAAVRELNGCTMQGYTLHVEHIISANGGSHSQASAPIGELKCSQDDKPQTSKTESSSADRQLIGQTPPSSSIKIRKVVCISPTAKGTCVPQHYGTMGSFDTLMAELTQCHPDVGRQRIVDALVELRAKHQGILGSLPLRTIREMTSELLTRPASAAQL
- the rbm44 gene encoding RNA-binding protein 44 isoform X6 gives rise to the protein MVTTWPAHPCSVPYDVTVASTSYGAGGYAGVVEPPQVIPHFYSTVAKRSRRRREDRELFLDRSVFNLVYTHRCLALTDPKLLGWYLSLSPEDRKIIQDKGGFHHFLQGHPGLKLSRRHVYVKNYSGRTGSARPFLEINNHTSKMLGATRCRCGIMQNCYTSPEVAHSHLDLEMCPNDVRGTLLGYGNSMGGSQSRPHEESSSSKDRAAWASSLYVDRELERWRQGGKPELRSWSAVMENQSVDFIHTEANSLWSEWPPSEKKSPPEDHDEVSSSLEGQSDNICVIKEDDMSVLACLPTEDVKAHNSGVHSGPVTSSSEAQAASSDTVEAAVKMNTVDKYTSPIPRVTVCDVMVGTEPALCMAAFTQTEDPETSDKHVITEVHMADLDYLAEEFIKLRMVKEELREQKEKMKSLSCRLKRECDCVQRAQQAELCLLALQYSMCTQHCWRLYYTSAEGGQVPPLPKNPPANIGHVVQKLESDYNQMRDKILAGVPLKELKPLSVDCEKITTGSRYIPAEIIGDKLGNVPSWCSQEPHNPSGEENGRPADQIRNGCQPSQRKEQSKKNCKKKTAVTMVPHDRDSVHTANKQEGKQIKAVCKELNTMEAWYDAEEDLEPAGSAVAAERGQDPAVVNKDVTNPESASGEPKCSVLCVSDLPSNVTESDVMLWFEKYHASEVSITALKNDLRVAIVTIGEPQSAEAAVRELNGCTMQGYTLHVEHIISANGGSHSQASAPIGELKCSQDDKPQTSKTESSSADRQLIGQTPPSSSIKIRKVVCISPTAKGTCVPQHYGTMGSFDTLMAELTQCHPDVGRQRIVDALVELRAKHQGILGSLPLRTIREMTSELLTRPASAAQL
- the rbm44 gene encoding RNA-binding protein 44 isoform X7: MELYYVVNPDHCSFPYWLTVPDTDASTVFKTTWPAHPCSVPYDVTVASTSYGAGGYAGVVEPPQVIPHFYSTVAKRSRRRREDRELFLDRSVFNLVYTHRCLALTDPKLLGWYLSLSPEDRKIIQDKGGFHHFLQGHPGLKLSRRHVYVKKVAHSHLDLEMCPNDVRGTLLGYGNSMGGSQSRPHEESSSSKDRAAWASSLYVDRELERWRQGGKPELRSWSAVMENQSVDFIHTEANSLWSEWPPSEKKSPPEDHDEVSSSLEGQSDNICVIKEDDMSVLACLPTEDVKAHNSGVHSGPVTSSSEAQAASSDTVEAAVKMNTVDKYTSPIPRVTVCDVMVGTEPALCMAAFTQTEDPETSDKHVITEVHMADLDYLAEEFIKLRMVKEELREQKEKMKSLSCRLKRECDCVQRAQQAELCLLALQYSMCTQHCWRLYYTSAEGGQVPPLPKNPPANIGHVVQKLESDYNQMRDKILAGVPLKELKPLSVDCEKITTGSRYIPAEIIGDKLGNVPSWCSQEPHNPSGEENGRPADQIRNGCQPSQRKEQSKKNCKKKTAVTMVPHDRDSVHTANKQEGKQIKAVCKELNTMEAWYDAEEDLEPAGSAVAAERGQDPAVVNKDVTNPESASGEPKCSVLCVSDLPSNVTESDVMLWFEKYHASEVSITALKNDLRVAIVTIGEPQSAEAAVRELNGCTMQGYTLHVEHIISANGGSHSQASAPIGELKCSQDDKPQTSKTESSSADRQLIGQTPPSSSIKIRKVVCISPTAKGTCVPQHYGTMGSFDTLMAELTQCHPDVGRQRIVDALVELRAKHQGILGSLPLRTIREMTSELLTRPASAAQL
- the rbm44 gene encoding RNA-binding protein 44 isoform X9, translating into MELYYVVNPDHCSFPYWLTVPDTDASTVFKTTWPAHPCSVPYDVTVASTSYGAGGYAGVVEPPQVIPHFYSTVAKRSRRRREDRELFLDRSVFNLVYTHRCLALTDPKLLGWYLSLSPEDRKIIQDKGGFHHFLQGHPGLKLSRRHVYVKNYSGRTGSARPFLEINNHTSKMLGATRCRCGIMQNCYTSPEVAHSHLDLEMCPNDVRGTLLGYGNSMGGSQSRPHEESSSSKDRAAWASSLYVDRELERWRQGGKPELRSWSAVMENQSVDFIHTEANSLWSEWPPSEKKSPPEDHDEVSSSLEGQSDNICVIKEDDMSVLACLPTEDVKAHNSGVHSGPVTSSSEAQAASSDTVEAAVKMNTVDKYTSPIPRVTVCDVMVGTEPALCMAAFTQTEDPETSDKHVITEVHMADLDYLAEEFIKLRMVKEELREQKEKMKSLSCRLKRECDCVQRAQQAELCLLALQYSMCTQHCWRLYYTSAEGGQVPPLPKNPPANIGHVVQKLESDYNQMRDKILAGVPLKELKPLSVDCEKITTGSRYIPAEIIGDKLGNVPSWCSQEPHNPSGEENGRPADQIRNGCQPSQRKEQSKKNCKKKTAVTMVPHDRDSVHTANKQEGKQIKAVCKELNTMEAWYDAEEDLEPAGSAVAAERGQDPAVVNKDVTNQSASGEPKCSVLCVSDLPSNVTESCHSDDR